The sequence gatcacctgacgtcctgagttcgagaccaacatggagaaacctcgtctctagtaaaaatacaaaattagcccggtgtggtggcgcatgcctgtaatcccagctactctggaggctgaggcaggagaatggcttgaacccgggaggtggaggttgctgtgagccaagatcgcgccattgcactccaacctgggcaataagagcgaaactccgtctcaaaaaaaaaaaaagaagaagaagaagaaaatttactTGTGAGGGACTCTGGAAATTTCATTTCTCATCAGAATTTCTCAGATAAGTTATCTAGGCAAGGCAGCCTGTGATTGCACAGCAGGGTTCAACTATAAGACCTTGTCTGACACCGAGAGGCCTTAGTTTATTTTCCAGTTGTGAAAGAAATTGCAGATTTAAGATCACACAGTCCTTATGTTAAATAACTTTGTAACCTAAATTACACGgtatttaaatttgtaaaaatctGCTTTaacactaattttatttattgtatattccCAGTTTTTAATGGAGAAAGCAAACTTCACTTCAAGGTGCTACAAACGTGTTCTAGACTTGAATAAAAAGATAGGTAAACTACTTCTAAACTTTCATCTTAAAATCTTTGCCTGGAAAAGACCATGAGTAAAATACTTCAGGGAATGTGGTATTTCCCAGGCCATAAAGCGGCCTGCAGTTGTCTAGGAAGGTAAGGTCTTCTAGGAGACACAGTGTATGTGCTAAGTTTAATGGCGTCTCCTCTTCATTCTCCCAACCAGCGCCTAGTCCTTACTGGCCTTCAGTTCAGTGTTCGAATGCTTGTCAATTTACCCAAGTTAGAGTTGGCTTCTTCTAAAGCAACTTTCAACCTTTTCTGCATGTTACAAGCCCCCTACAGAGATTTTAAGTTTCAATCAGGCAACACACCATTTATGGCTGAGCACTGGGATTCAAGTAAAATTTGGTTTGAATCTTGAATAAACCAGttgaatagaataaaatgtatGAAGCAACATCTGGCGCGGTGCTTACATCTTTAGGTTCTTACTGCCTTACTCTTATCAAAACCGACACGTATTATGTTAAAGGACTTTATTACCGGGGCAGTTGGAAACCAAGGAGACACAGCCTTCAGTATATTACGAAGGTGTGCGCCACGAAAACAGAGGGGGTGTCCTTCCTTAGCCAGTTACTCCCCAGGTTTCCACTCCGGTCCGCTATGTAAATAAGGGCTTCAAACCAGCTTTCTCTCGATtggttaatattaaaaatgacagGACAGCCTATTGGCTAGAAACTGATGGCGAAATTATGACTTTACGGCAGCCGTTGATCCAGGCGACGTAAACAGGGACAGACAGACAACTGGGTCCGAAACCCACGCGAGCCTGAGGTTTCTTCCGGGAACGCGGGGTTAGCAAAATGGCCGCTTGTCTCCATTTTAAATTTAAGCGCAACGAATTGACCCCAATCCCATTTTTAATGGCTGGTTTCTTCCAGGCTCAGCCCCCTTTGTCCCTCTCTAAGTTGCAGTACTTGTCCCCACCCTTCTCCAATCCCTAATACTCTTCCACCGCCAAATAAAAATTTGGCGTCTGGCCACAGCTCTTTTAGTGGGTATGTGGGTGGCTCTTAAAAGAGCCTTTGGGGTTAAGTGTTAAGACGCTTACTTGAAAAGTTTACTTGGAGCTGGTGTATTTGGTGACGGCCTTGGTGCCCTCCGACACGGCGTGCTTGGCCAGCTCTCCGGGAAGGAGCAGGCGCACGGCAGTCTGTATCTCCCTGGACGTGATGGTGGAGCGCTTGTTGTAATGCGCCAGGCGGGAAGCCTCCCCCGCGATACGCTCAAATATGTCGTTAACGAAAGAATTCATGATCCCCATCGCCTTGGAAGAGATGCCGGTGTCGGGGTGGACCTGCTTCAGCACCTTGTACACATACACAGAGTAGCTCTCCTTGCGGCTGCGCTTGCgctttttcccatcttttttcTGTGCCTTGGTCACCGCCTTCTTGGAGCCCTTCTTCGGGGCGGGAGCAGACTTGGCTGGCTCAGGCATCTTTAACACCAGAAATGTGTCGGAAGTAAACAACGGATTTCTGCTACTTATAGGGCTTTTATGCTAATGAGGGATGGAGAGTACCTCTTAGTTAATTGGAAGACAAACTGCAGAGTTGTCATCCGTGGGCCGAGCTATGCAAATGAGGTATGAAAGTGCAGCTTTTCTATTGGCTACCTGACTAGTATTTGCTACGGACCAATCGAAAAGTCGGATTTACTCCCCAGCAACTACCTATAAAAGCAGCCATGTTTTACACATTTCtcgattttgtttgttttctcctgaGCTTGGACTGCTTGTTTTGGTACTGTTTTGTGTTATTGAGATGTCTGGACGCGGTAAGCAGGGAGGCAAAGCTCGCGCCAAAGCGAAATCCCGCTCTTCTCGTGCTGGTCTCCAGTTCCCGGTGGGCCGAGTGCACCGCCTGCTCCGCAAAGGCAATTACGCAGAGCGGGTCGGAGCAGGCGCGCCGGTGTACCTGGCGGCGGTGTTGGAGTACCTGACTGCCGAGATCCTGGAGCTGGCCGGCAACGCGGCTCGCGACAACAAGAAGACCCGCATCATCCCGCGCCACTTGCAGCTGGCCATCCGTAACGACGAGGAGCTCAACAAGCTGCTAGGCCGGGTGACAATTGCTCAGGGCGGCGTCCTTCCTAACATCCAGGCCGTGCTTTTGCCTAAGAAAACCGAGAGTCACCACAAGGCCAAGGGCAAGTGATTTGACAGGCATCTGAGCTTCCGGAAACGCTATCAAACCCAAAGGCTCTTTTCAGAGCCCCCCTACCGTTTCAGAGGAAGAGCTAACCTCACTGCTTGTACGTACGAGGAAAAAAAGCACTAAGGTAAGTTAATTTTATCTCAATCGGGAGCAATGTGTATTCTTGCTTTCCAGTTTTTTGGGGAACGGTGTTACTAAAGGTTGGTCTATTAGGTCAGTTAGGATCTAATGTTCGCATGTGCTATCATTATATTCTAACTAACTAGTGTTTTGTAAGATCGACCATAGTTGGTGCCTAATTAGTTTACATGCCAGGGATACCTGGTGATCTAAAAActaattgcttttaaaatgtaaattcaagGCAAAACTGTAGCGTGACGATAACCTCGTTCGGCCCTCCGACTAGTCCCTCTTCTATTTTGTTCTCAATTTAGGCTGTAGGCAGCCTCATTTTCTTAATTCTGTTAAACTTCTAGGTTCCATTGCTGCTAAAGTGCAAAGTATACTGTCTAAAAGTTAACCAGGAAGTTGAAAGGTGTCTAAAAAACAGACTAATGTCTCTACTCTAGAACGATGCCTGACACGCAACgtgctgttttattttaagagactCCAGCGTCTAGGTTTCCAGCACAGCCAGAAAAGGAGACTGGGGCCTGTGGCCACTCAAAAACCTTTGCTTTCTGCTCACctctctaatcctagcactttgggaggccgaggggcgcggatcacctgaggtcacgagttcgacgctagcctggccaacatgatgaaactcgtctctaaaaaaaaattacaaaaactagtcgggcgtggtggcacatacctttCAATTGCAGCTACTCTTGAGTCTGACTCAGGACAGTCgcttgaggtgggagggagggggaggttgcagtaagccgagaccgtgccactgtcatccagcctgggcaacagagtgagacaccgtctgcaaaaaagaaaatctttgcttCTGTCTGGTAACAGCTGCCCCACCCACAAGAAATGGAGATCTGGGACCGTGGGCAAATTTCTAGGGACCTGTTTTCCTGGATTCTGAGTCTCGCCGAGGTTTTCTTCCGGATCTCGGTTTCTGCGCTTTTTGAaatctgtttgcttttttgaaatggagttttgctcttgttgcccaagctggagtgcagtggcgcgatcttggctcacggcatgCAAACTCCGCCTCACGGTTTCAgacgactctcctgcctcagcctcagcctgcctagtagatgggattacagacgcccgccactagtagaaacggagtttcaccatgttagccgggctggtctcct comes from Theropithecus gelada isolate Dixy chromosome 4, Tgel_1.0, whole genome shotgun sequence and encodes:
- the LOC112623637 gene encoding histone H2B type 1, which gives rise to MPEPAKSAPAPKKGSKKAVTKAQKKDGKKRKRSRKESYSVYVYKVLKQVHPDTGISSKAMGIMNSFVNDIFERIAGEASRLAHYNKRSTITSREIQTAVRLLLPGELAKHAVSEGTKAVTKYTSSK
- the LOC112623633 gene encoding histone H2A type 1-C; amino-acid sequence: MSGRGKQGGKARAKAKSRSSRAGLQFPVGRVHRLLRKGNYAERVGAGAPVYLAAVLEYLTAEILELAGNAARDNKKTRIIPRHLQLAIRNDEELNKLLGRVTIAQGGVLPNIQAVLLPKKTESHHKAKGK